The following proteins come from a genomic window of Dreissena polymorpha isolate Duluth1 chromosome 1, UMN_Dpol_1.0, whole genome shotgun sequence:
- the LOC127859516 gene encoding uncharacterized protein LOC127859516 isoform X1 — translation MGNTHSSVKKKSIPRYIRKRKFDYNDNVLIDIGMHMPVYMPLDEMDQPSVEEDNADVWVPRADSADDSYMKPESSTRQCTIVTKETVLAGTGWDTLLDETADSEYDIIGDVSYGSLEEVMALERFHMKLTVFRKVIVATIDIYKILPHLSFVEYPSEFRQIAKRNHRAAKELLMEQLLEIKCFNHGNVFIMGLQRCGYQHLAMILDVKDEFDSRYAKKYIAIMADTIKPLIVPSNVTFYLRSTGVISEEEVQLINNAEMMQGIEKAVDTLLDKMQQRHVYWYSHFVEALRHADMSEAVELLDIPELHTECAGFHQSGGQITFNASLNYLPAAPAPPTTRYGIYRSHLEQNKTHVNDEEETNTDFVMASDTHIQGEYYDDTALPPREIISQITDETLTKIVYVPKGHTLPLGFEAQDTANYTNESADSVFVYVHGRDTPIAELDDNSSIGFVKIDGMRNNSLFVAEAQVSPGKRCNKPQLPLPAEVLIEPPSLPPKIPLKGKQPYPLPRASFRKYSPVPPNSDSYRQANHTLTEKKQGQIDDVHYEDEEIPDKGTTSDNTVENIHKVNIPDVSNEAVEMATTKQIQKQHTSLDALDITSIHTMDKKMLVKRIELLKYEQTDDIGKTELLNTMAVEITNLSSCKVEKIEALKNVQRADQILKIQQAKLARIITHNDNSAINDAYSCEGVYSARQLETERHEAANIMSTLLIAVILRNIQTNVIPTQSLRPLQRNSFMNRSFRRLPKTRRSSFKDSAFYSCSNIYTIYEAPGLD, via the exons ATGGGGAATACACATTCCTCAGTGAAAAAG AAATCAATACCAAGATACATTAGGAAGAGGAAATTTGACTACAACGAC AATGTGCTTATTGACATTGGCATGCACATGCCAGTGTACATGCCACTGGACGAGATGGATCAACCTTCTGTTGAGGAAGACAATGCCGATGTGTGGGTTCCAAGAGCTGACAGTGCGGATGATAGCTATATGAAACCCGAAAGTTCTACACGGCAATGTACAATTGTTACAAAGGAAACAGTGTTGGCTGGTACCGGATGGGACACACTTTTAGATGAAACTGCAGATAGTGAATACGACATAATTGG AGATGTATCATATGGTTCGTTGGAAGAAGTGATGGCATTAGAACGGTTTCACATGAAACTTACAGTTTTCAGAAAAGTAATTGTTGCGAccattgatatttacaaaatactACCCCATTTGTCATTTGTGG AATATCCGTCTGAGTTCAGACAAATTGCAAAGCGGAACCATAGAGCTGCTAAAGAGTTGTTAATGGAACAACTTCTAGAGATAAAATGTTTCAATCATGGAAATGTGTTCATAATGGGGCTTCAAAGATGtg GATATCAACACTTGGCTATGATTTTGGATGTTAAAGATGAGTTTGACAGCCGTTATGCAAAAAAGTACATTGCAATCATGGCTGATACAATAAAGCCACTGATTGTACCATCAAACGTGACATTTTATTTGAGGAGCACTGGAGTAATAAGTGAGGAAGAGGTACAGCTGATTAACAATGCCGAAATGATGCAAGGAATTGAAAAGGCTGTGGATACACTGCTGGATAAAATGCAACAGAGACATGTGTACTGGTATAGTCATTTTGTAGAAGCGCTGAGGCATGCAGATATGTCAGAAGCCGTGGAACTCCTAGACATTCCTGAGCTCCACACGG AATGCGCTGGATTTCACCAATCTGGAGGTCAAATTACTTTCAATGCATCGCTTAATTATTTGCCTGCTGCACCAGCACCACCGACAACACGATACGGAATTTATCGATCCCATTTAgaacagaacaagacacatgttAACGACGAAGAGGAAACAAACACTGATTTTGTTATGGCGTCAGACACGCATATTCAGGGAGAATATTACGACGATACTGCATTACCGCCAC GTGAAATTATCTCACAAATAACCGATGAAACGTTGACCAAGATTGTATACGTACCGAAAGGACACACACTACCACTTGGATTCGAAGCTCAAGACACGGCAAATTACACAAACGAAAGCGCTGAcagtgtttttgtttatgttcatGGGCGCGACACACCAATAGCAGAATTGGATGATAACTCATCAATTGGCTTTGTTAAAATAGACGGGATGAGAAACAATTCACTATTTGTGGCTGAGGCTCAAGTTTCACCCg GCAAGAGATGTAATAAACCGCAGTTGCCACTTCCAGCAGAGGTGTTAATAGAGCCTCCTTCACTTCCTCCCAAGATCCCGCTGAAAG GAAAGCAGCCGTACCCACTTCCGCGCGCATCGTTCAGAAAATATTCTCCTGTTCCTCCAa ATAGCGACAGTTATAGACAGGCAAACCATACACTAACGGAAAAGAAACAAGGCCAAATAGATGACGTTCATTACGAAGACGAGGAAATCCCTGATAAAGGAACAACGTCTGACAACACTGTCGAGAATATCCATAAGGTTAACATTCCTGATGTTTCAAATGAGGCGGTTGAAATGGCGACGACAAAGCAGATTCAGAAACAACATACAAGCCTGGATGCGTTAGACATAACGTCCATTCATACAATGGACAAAAAGATGCTTGTAAAACGTATTGAACTGTTAAAATACGAGCAAACTGATGATATTGGGAAAACGGAATTGCTAAATACAATGGCAGTGGAGATTACCAATTTAAGCTCTTGCAAGGTTGAGAAAATAGAAGCCTTGAAAAATGTCCAAAGAGCAgatcaaatattgaaaatacaaCAAGCCAAACTCGCAA GAATAATTACACATAATGACAATTCTGCTATCAATGATGCGTATTCATGCGAAGGCGTGTATTCTGCCAGACAGCTTGAAACAGAGAGACACGAAGCTGCAAACATCATGAGCACTCTTCTCATAGCTGTCATCCTGCGAAACATCCAAACCAACGTAATACCGACGCAGTCTCTTAGACCATTACAGAGAAACAGTTTTATGAACAGATCATTTCGTCGACTTCCAAAGACAAGACGATCATCCTTCAAAGACTCTGCCTTTTACAGCTGCTCAAATATTTACACTATTTACGAGGCGCCTGGCCTGGATTAA
- the LOC127859516 gene encoding uncharacterized protein LOC127859516 isoform X2, whose translation MHMPVYMPLDEMDQPSVEEDNADVWVPRADSADDSYMKPESSTRQCTIVTKETVLAGTGWDTLLDETADSEYDIIGDVSYGSLEEVMALERFHMKLTVFRKVIVATIDIYKILPHLSFVEYPSEFRQIAKRNHRAAKELLMEQLLEIKCFNHGNVFIMGLQRCGYQHLAMILDVKDEFDSRYAKKYIAIMADTIKPLIVPSNVTFYLRSTGVISEEEVQLINNAEMMQGIEKAVDTLLDKMQQRHVYWYSHFVEALRHADMSEAVELLDIPELHTECAGFHQSGGQITFNASLNYLPAAPAPPTTRYGIYRSHLEQNKTHVNDEEETNTDFVMASDTHIQGEYYDDTALPPREIISQITDETLTKIVYVPKGHTLPLGFEAQDTANYTNESADSVFVYVHGRDTPIAELDDNSSIGFVKIDGMRNNSLFVAEAQVSPGKRCNKPQLPLPAEVLIEPPSLPPKIPLKGKQPYPLPRASFRKYSPVPPNSDSYRQANHTLTEKKQGQIDDVHYEDEEIPDKGTTSDNTVENIHKVNIPDVSNEAVEMATTKQIQKQHTSLDALDITSIHTMDKKMLVKRIELLKYEQTDDIGKTELLNTMAVEITNLSSCKVEKIEALKNVQRADQILKIQQAKLARIITHNDNSAINDAYSCEGVYSARQLETERHEAANIMSTLLIAVILRNIQTNVIPTQSLRPLQRNSFMNRSFRRLPKTRRSSFKDSAFYSCSNIYTIYEAPGLD comes from the exons ATGCACATGCCAGTGTACATGCCACTGGACGAGATGGATCAACCTTCTGTTGAGGAAGACAATGCCGATGTGTGGGTTCCAAGAGCTGACAGTGCGGATGATAGCTATATGAAACCCGAAAGTTCTACACGGCAATGTACAATTGTTACAAAGGAAACAGTGTTGGCTGGTACCGGATGGGACACACTTTTAGATGAAACTGCAGATAGTGAATACGACATAATTGG AGATGTATCATATGGTTCGTTGGAAGAAGTGATGGCATTAGAACGGTTTCACATGAAACTTACAGTTTTCAGAAAAGTAATTGTTGCGAccattgatatttacaaaatactACCCCATTTGTCATTTGTGG AATATCCGTCTGAGTTCAGACAAATTGCAAAGCGGAACCATAGAGCTGCTAAAGAGTTGTTAATGGAACAACTTCTAGAGATAAAATGTTTCAATCATGGAAATGTGTTCATAATGGGGCTTCAAAGATGtg GATATCAACACTTGGCTATGATTTTGGATGTTAAAGATGAGTTTGACAGCCGTTATGCAAAAAAGTACATTGCAATCATGGCTGATACAATAAAGCCACTGATTGTACCATCAAACGTGACATTTTATTTGAGGAGCACTGGAGTAATAAGTGAGGAAGAGGTACAGCTGATTAACAATGCCGAAATGATGCAAGGAATTGAAAAGGCTGTGGATACACTGCTGGATAAAATGCAACAGAGACATGTGTACTGGTATAGTCATTTTGTAGAAGCGCTGAGGCATGCAGATATGTCAGAAGCCGTGGAACTCCTAGACATTCCTGAGCTCCACACGG AATGCGCTGGATTTCACCAATCTGGAGGTCAAATTACTTTCAATGCATCGCTTAATTATTTGCCTGCTGCACCAGCACCACCGACAACACGATACGGAATTTATCGATCCCATTTAgaacagaacaagacacatgttAACGACGAAGAGGAAACAAACACTGATTTTGTTATGGCGTCAGACACGCATATTCAGGGAGAATATTACGACGATACTGCATTACCGCCAC GTGAAATTATCTCACAAATAACCGATGAAACGTTGACCAAGATTGTATACGTACCGAAAGGACACACACTACCACTTGGATTCGAAGCTCAAGACACGGCAAATTACACAAACGAAAGCGCTGAcagtgtttttgtttatgttcatGGGCGCGACACACCAATAGCAGAATTGGATGATAACTCATCAATTGGCTTTGTTAAAATAGACGGGATGAGAAACAATTCACTATTTGTGGCTGAGGCTCAAGTTTCACCCg GCAAGAGATGTAATAAACCGCAGTTGCCACTTCCAGCAGAGGTGTTAATAGAGCCTCCTTCACTTCCTCCCAAGATCCCGCTGAAAG GAAAGCAGCCGTACCCACTTCCGCGCGCATCGTTCAGAAAATATTCTCCTGTTCCTCCAa ATAGCGACAGTTATAGACAGGCAAACCATACACTAACGGAAAAGAAACAAGGCCAAATAGATGACGTTCATTACGAAGACGAGGAAATCCCTGATAAAGGAACAACGTCTGACAACACTGTCGAGAATATCCATAAGGTTAACATTCCTGATGTTTCAAATGAGGCGGTTGAAATGGCGACGACAAAGCAGATTCAGAAACAACATACAAGCCTGGATGCGTTAGACATAACGTCCATTCATACAATGGACAAAAAGATGCTTGTAAAACGTATTGAACTGTTAAAATACGAGCAAACTGATGATATTGGGAAAACGGAATTGCTAAATACAATGGCAGTGGAGATTACCAATTTAAGCTCTTGCAAGGTTGAGAAAATAGAAGCCTTGAAAAATGTCCAAAGAGCAgatcaaatattgaaaatacaaCAAGCCAAACTCGCAA GAATAATTACACATAATGACAATTCTGCTATCAATGATGCGTATTCATGCGAAGGCGTGTATTCTGCCAGACAGCTTGAAACAGAGAGACACGAAGCTGCAAACATCATGAGCACTCTTCTCATAGCTGTCATCCTGCGAAACATCCAAACCAACGTAATACCGACGCAGTCTCTTAGACCATTACAGAGAAACAGTTTTATGAACAGATCATTTCGTCGACTTCCAAAGACAAGACGATCATCCTTCAAAGACTCTGCCTTTTACAGCTGCTCAAATATTTACACTATTTACGAGGCGCCTGGCCTGGATTAA